The genomic interval tagatagatatgagatagatagatagatagatagatagatagatagatagatagatagatagatagatagatagatagatagatagatagatagatagatagatagatagatagatagatagacagatagatagatagatagatagatagatagatagatagatagatagatagatagatagatagatagatagatagatagatagatagatagatagatagatagatagatagatagatgatagatagatagatagatgatagatagatagatagatagatagatagatagatagatagatagatagatagatagatagatagatagatagatagatagatagatagatagatagatagatagatagatagatagatagatagatagatagataattgaaCCAtttttgagatagatagatagatagatagatagatagatagatagatagatagatagatagatagatagatagatagatagatagatagatagatagatagatagatagatagatagatagatagatagatagatagatagatagatagatgatagataattgAACCAtttttgagatagatagatagatagatagatagatagatagatttcttTCTCTTCCAAGAATAAAGAAGGATCACAATACACAATATGGGCCTCCACAGATCTTTATATGGCCCTAGTGACAACCCTTATAGGCACTGCCATAACAGTCACCTGACATATGTTAGCTATATGGTGGCCCACATGACCATTTTTTAACTGTTTCTTTCTTTGTGACCACAGGTTGAGGATTCACTTCTACAGAACCTTCTGGTACCTCATTCTCTCCTCACCAGTTTCCTATTCCTCCAGTCCAAGCTGTCATCTGCGTAGTTCCAGTCTTTCTGGAATATTTCAGACTGGGGATATTTTAATAGGAGCTGTGATCCCCTTCCATACAAATAGATTATCCCCAAACCTAACCTTCACAGAAGCCCCGTCCCCGGACACTTGCACCATGTAAGACTCTTTGACctttttattgttatatttaaGTACTTTTTTATTCCACAATAGCTACTATTTGGTCTGGTTTTCTcctacaggttttttgtagaatgcTTCcaactatttcaggccgtaagatTCGCTTTGGAAGAAATTAATGAAAGTCACGATCTTCTCCCCAATATTACATTGGGCTACCATGCGTTGGACTCCTGCTGTATCCTGCCCAGGGAGGTAGAAGGAACTTTATGGATGATCTCAGGCAAGAGCCATGCAGTGCCCAATTATCGTTGCCAAGAAAAGCCAACACTTGCCGGAGTTCTTGGTCACTCAACGTCTTCTTATTCCATTCTGATGGCCCAAGTGTTGGGATTATATAGATATCCCCAGGTATGTGTAACGTTGCTGTATAATAATACAGGCTGTCTGGCAAAAGTGCTTCCACCGTCAGTCCTGGGGATGGCTACTCtgttcagcagagtctaaggaacTCCtctagataggtgataaatgttcttagtgggGAAACCCCATTAACACtgcacccatagaaatctatgtgcccatactgtacctccgtatgccaCTGCGTTCTTACAGAATTCAGAAGAAACAAAATTATGGCATGTTCCATTGGTGTAAGCACTATACGGGGTCTCACCAAGTGCCTATATGGTACCGTAGGGACTTCATGTGGCACCACAATAGTCTCCATGCACACAGCTCTGTCATGTTTATGAGGCCTTAGGTCTGTAGGCAACAGCCATCAGCAATAATTAGCATGCCTTCTTTATGGATCTTCTGTATGTTTTACATAATTACAATGTACTGGTTGAGCTAAttcaaataatttattattatttttctatatatctttTACAGATCAGCCATTTCTCCACCAGCGCCCTTCTAAGTAACCGGGCCCAGTTCCCGTCTTTTTTCAGGACTGTACCTAGTGATCACTTCCAGTCAAAGGGTCTCGCTCAACTAGTTTTGCATTTTGGATGGACCTGGGTGGGCTTGGTGGGTGTTGGAAATGAATACGGCCAGCAAGGAATTCAGGTCATCAAGCAAGAAATCCTCAACTCTGGAGCTTGCGTGGCTTTCACAGAATTTATCCTACTCGATCAGGATGATAAGTCTTCACCACACATCGCTCAAGTTATCAAAGAGTCAACTGCTAAGGCCGTGGTTCTATTCTCCACAGCTGTCTACCTTGCTCCACTTTTAAATGAGATGGTCAAACAAAAAGTCACCGGTAAGGTGTTTGTGGCCAGTGAAGCTTGGGCTATCTCAACGTTTCTGTTGAATAAAAAATATTCTGCTCTACTCTCAGGCTCCATTGGATTTGCCTTCCATAGTTCAACAATTCCTAGATTTAAGGATTATCTCAGCAATGTTGACCCACTAAATAATCCTGCAGGATTATTGACCAAAATATTCTGGGAAAATACATTTGGATGCCAGTTTGTAGAGCGCTCGGACTATGACATAGTTACTAACTTGTGTACCGGAAATTAAAGTCTTCTTGGTGTTGACAATCCCTATACTGATGCCTCCAATTTAAGAGGTCCCGTCAATATTTATTCTTCAGTTCATGTGATAGCTAAGTCTTTACATGAACTTCAGATGTGTCAGCCAGGGAAAGGACCATTTTATGGTGGGACTTGTGCAGATATCCTCAATTTCAAACCATGGCAGGTAGGAATCTTGTAGatcatgagtagagatgagcgaatgtcCCAAAATTAGTTTTGGGTCCAATCCAATTGAATTGGGTCAATTCAGTCTGAATTAATTAGTTTCAAATCGCAATTTCCCCGATTGCCCTAAAAACTCATGTCTGATGTATTTTAGGACTATATACaaccccctttcaagctctttaatgccGAGCGCGCATCCCCCTATACCCCTTATCTTTAGCTGTGCTAGAGGGAAGGCCTCATAACAGAAACAAAATAGGTTATCTGCCCTTCCGGGGTAGGTTTTGCAAGCTTCAGCCCATCGGTGGCAATCCTCCTTCAGTGTACATTCATTTAAAGAACAATTGGCACATTGAATTGAAACTTATTTTACTCAGTGTGCTCTGTGTGGCATTTTGTCAGTAATAATGTAAATATTTTGTACATTTATTTACCTTTTTGGCACTTTTCCAAGGCTTTTACCTACTTCAAGAGGCAGCTGCTTTTCTCACCTTTTGGGAGGTTCAGCTACTTGTCTGCTTGTGTCTAACCCTGTACAAACTGCAATGTAAAATGATCAGGCTCTTCTCACTCATGGACTGTCACTCTATGATGCAAGATCAAGAAGAAAGAATATTTATTATCGCTCTGATGAGTTAATAAAGCAGTGGCTCATACCCACTCTTGACATGACCAAATCAAGTGGGCTATAGAAACAGAGATTTGGTCATAAATAGATGAGATGCATTATTTATGCTTGTCTGAGTAGAGCAGTGGTAGTCAACCTAGCCATAAAGAGGGCCAAGGGCTGCACATCAAAGTCTGTGTCCCAAGTTTGCGACAGAAAGAAAGCCGCTCATACCTAGTCAAACTCCATTGTATTCTATGCTCGATCTGAAAATAGGTGCGCTCACTTCATCCCTAGACTATAATGTAGGGTGACTgcacatgtacactaccgttcaaaagtttggggtcacccagacaattttgtgttttccatgaaaactcacacttatatttatcaaatgagttgcaaaatgactagaaaatatagtcaagacattgacaaggttagaaataatgatttttatttgaaataataattttctcctccaaactttgctttcgtcttggaatgctccatttgcagcaattacagcattgcagacctttggcattctagctgttaatttactgaggtaatcgggagaaatttcaccccatgcttccagaagcccctcccacaagttggattggcttgatgggcacatcttgcataccatacggtcaatttgctcccacaacagctctatggggttgagatctggtgactgtgctggccactccattacagatagaataccagctgcctgcttcttccctaaatagttcttgcataatttggaggtgtgctttgggtcattgtcctgttgtaggatgaaattggctccaatcaagcactgtccacagggtatggcatggcgttgcaaaatggagtgatagccttccttattcaaaatcccttttaccttgtacaaatctcccactttaccagcaccaaagcaaccccagaccatcacatgacctccaccatgcttgacagatggcgtcaggcactcttccagcatcttttcagttgttctgcgtctcacaaatgttcttctgtgtgatccaaacacctcagacttcgatttgtctgtccataacacttttttccaatcttcctctgtccaatgtctgtgtgcttttgcccatattaatcttttccttttattagccagtctcagatatggctttttctttgccactctgccctgaaggccagcataccggagtcgcctcttcactgtagacgttgacactggcattttgcgtgtagtatttaatgaagctgccagttgaggacctgtcaggcgtctatttctcacactagagactctaatgtacttgtcttgttgctcagttgtgcagcggggcctcccacttctttttctactctggttagagcctgtttgtgctgtcctctgaagggagtagtacacaccgttgtacgaaatcttcagtttcttggcaatttctcgcatgtaatagccttcatttctaagaacaagaatagactgtcgagtttcacatgaaagctctctttttctagccattttgagagtttaatcgaacccactaaTGTAATGCtcgagattctcaactagctcaaaggaaggtcagttttatagctcctctaaacagcaaaactctttacagcggtgctaacataattgcacaagggttttcaagtgttttctaatcatccattagccttctaacaccgttagcaaacacaatgtaccattagaacactggagtgatggttgctggaaatgggcctctatacacctatgtagataattgcattaaaaacgagacgtttgcagctagaatagtcatttagcacattaacaatgtatagagtgtatttctgattaatttaatgttatcttcattgaaaaaaacctgtgcttttcttgcaaaaataaggaaatttctaagtgaccctaaacttttgaacggtagtgtatttcccCTTCTTTGTCTCGAAAATAGACATAGGACCCCTGTTCTCTgtgtcgtgggggggggggggcaattattTGGACTTCCACTAAATACTTGTAGCAGGACATATATTGATATGTCATAAAAATGTATTGTGGGACTATCTCCTAAGTAGTGCTGGTAATGTCCAAGCGTTAGAAAGTTATCTTCTAGGGTTTGGTATTGTATGTTACAGTACAAAGCTCTGTGCTCACCATCTGCTACCCGGCTGAATTGTGTACTAAACACTCTGTACACTATACAGATGGATAGGGGAGTAAGGGGCCACAAGAAGAGCCACCTGGGAGTCACATGCAGCCTCATGGTCCAAACCCTGTTTTTGTTCCAACAGCTGACACATTACATACAAAATGTCCATGTCGAACTAAGCAATGGAAGAGAGGTCTTCTTTGACGGAAACGGAGATGTCCCGGCCTTGTATGATCTTGTTAACTGGCAGATTGGAGGTGATGGGGTCATGAAGCATGTCAGAGTAGGAAGCTACGATACTGCAGCCACTGATGGAAACATCTTTAATATCGATAGCAATAAAGTAGTCTGGCCTTCAGGAAACCACCAGGTAAAGTATGTAGTGGACGTAGACCCAACACCTTCCATGTTGGCAGGATTTCACTGGTTATTTACATTCTATATAAAGGTTCCACCGTCTGTCTGCAGTCAGAGTTGTCCTCTGGGCTTCAGAAAAGTTATCAATCAAGGAGAACCTGCCTGTTGTTTCCAGTGCATCACATGCCCCCAAGGTGAAATCTCGAATTAAACAAGTAAGCGCTAGTGTATTATGCAGTTCTGTAGCAGTTTATAGTATGCCCCTCTATTAGACACTTTGTGGAGCACAATATAATTCGCATCACTGAAGCACCTCCATATACATAGGAAGCCAATGAAAAACACATGTAGATGTGGACCTGGTCAGATTTAAACAACCGTAGGTAGTCTATACATTTTGATTTAGGGAGGTCAGCTGATCACATGTTGAATTAGAATGCATGTTAAATGGCACAATTTTACAGTATGCATATAAATataacttatcctgtgctgatcctgagttacagcctatattacactccagagctgcactcactattctgctggtgaagtcactgtgtagatacattacattacttatccggtactgatcctgagttacatcctgtattatactccagagctgcactcactcttcTGCTGGCGGtgtcactacatacatacattacattaattgtcctgtactgatcctgagttacatcctgtattatactccagagctgcactcactattctactggaggggtcactgaatacatacattacattacttatgctgtaccgatcctgagtttCTGCCTGTATTTCCTTTGTTTAGACTCGGttgattgtctaaaatgtctttggaatttgtggccaaatcacaggaaagacagatgTGTACCAAAGAACACGGAATACCTGTCCTATGAAGATATGTTGGGATCCACCTTGGCCGCTATCAGTGCAATCTCGGGTATCATTCCCACCTCTATTTTGGGTCTCTTCATACATAGGAAGAACACTCCCATAGTGAGAGCCAACATCTACGCCTTAAGTTGTCTTCTTCTGGTGTCTCTTTCTTTGTGTTTTCTGTGCTCTCTAGTGTTTATTGGTTATCCGAAGCCTGAAACTTGTATCCTTAGACAGGCTGTCTTTGGTATGACTTTTGCCTTTTGTATTTCTTGTATGTTGGCTAAAACTATTATGGTTGTTTTTGCTTTTATGGCCACCAAGCCCGGCACCAGCCTGAGGAAATGGACGAAACCTCAAGTGTCCTACATAATAGTTTCCTTTTGCTCTTTCATCCAGTTTCTCGTATGTGTATTTTGGATGACTTTGGAATACAATATAAAAACACAGCCTGGAGTTCTTATAATTGAATGCAATGAGAACTCTATGATTGCCTTCTGGTCCATGCTGGGGTATCTTGGTTTCCTCGCCACCATCAGTTTCATTGTGGCCTTCTTGTCTCGGAGTCTTCCAGATAGTTTCAATGAAGCTAAGTTCATTACGTTTAGTATGTTGGCCTTCCTTAGTGTCTGGATATCCTTCATCCCAGCATCTCTAAGTGCTCGTGGGAAGTACACAGTAGCTATGGAGATCTTTGCCATCTTGGCATCCAGTTGGGCTCTTGTCATCTGTATGTTTCTTCCCAAATGTTTCATCATATTGTTTAGACCTGACATGAACTCAAGGGATCATCTGACTATTGGAAAAAACAAAGGTCGGATGTAGAGGGGGAACaatgtttggatataggagtcaAAAATAGGGTTTAaaggtctaaggctatgttcacagct from Rhinoderma darwinii isolate aRhiDar2 chromosome 3, aRhiDar2.hap1, whole genome shotgun sequence carries:
- the LOC142750587 gene encoding LOW QUALITY PROTEIN: extracellular calcium-sensing receptor-like (The sequence of the model RefSeq protein was modified relative to this genomic sequence to represent the inferred CDS: substituted 1 base at 1 genomic stop codon) translates to MGPVFPSYALGSRTSDALRLRHDVSRDNATSVSHAALGPEQRGTQENPDEWLRIHFYRTFWYLILSSPVSYSSSPSCHLRSSSLSGIFQTGDILIGAVIPFHTNRLSPNLTFTEAPSPDTCTMFFVECFQLFQAVRFALEEINESHDLLPNITLGYHALDSCCILPREVEGTLWMISGKSHAVPNYRCQEKPTLAGVLGHSTSSYSILMAQVLGLYRYPQISHFSTSALLSNRAQFPSFFRTVPSDHFQSKGLAQLVLHFGWTWVGLVGVGNEYGQQGIQVIKQEILNSGACVAFTEFILLDQDDKSSPHIAQVIKESTAKAVVLFSTAVYLAPLLNEMVKQKVTGKVFVASEAWAISTFLLNKKYSALLSGSIGFAFHSSTIPRFKDYLSNVDPLNNPAGLLTKIFWENTFGCQFVERSDYDIVTNLFHVIAKSLHELQMCQPGKGPFYGGTCADILNFKPWQLTHYIQNVHVELSNGREVFFDGNGDVPALYDLVNWQIGGDGVMKHVRVGSYDTAATDGNIFNIDSNKVVWPSGNHQVPPSVCSQSCPLGFRKVINQGEPACCFQCITCPQGEISNXTNSVDCLKCLWNLWPNHRKDRCVPKNTEYLSYEDMLGSTLAAISAISGIIPTSILGLFIHRKNTPIVRANIYALSCLLLVSLSLCFLCSLVFIGYPKPETCILRQAVFGMTFAFCISCMLAKTIMVVFAFMATKPGTSLRKWTKPQVSYIIVSFCSFIQFLVCVFWMTLEYNIKTQPGVLIIECNENSMIAFWSMLGYLGFLATISFIVAFLSRSLPDSFNEAKFITFSMLAFLSVWISFIPASLSARGKYTVAMEIFAILASSWALVICMFLPKCFIILFRPDMNSRDHLTIGKNKGRM